Genomic segment of Candidatus Marinarcus aquaticus:
CCTCTTGAGTTAAAAGCTGACACCCATATCCATCTAAATCGGTATGCGAAATATGGAAGAGTCTCATTCAGCAATATCTTTCAAGGTTAAGTCTTCTAAAAAGAGGTTAATTTTAGCTTGCAAGTTGTTCAACAGTGGCCAAATGGTACAGCAACTTCCCAAATCAGATGGGCAAGAGTGTACAGAAGGTGAACACTCAAAAACCGAAGGTATTCGCTCTTCAGCTGCTGTGGTTATTTCTAAAATTGTAATTTCATCATACGGCTTGTTCAATGAAAACCCACCATTCACACCTTTATAAGATTTTACAATATTATTTTTGGCAAGATTTTGCATGATTTTCGCTAAAAAAGATTTAGAAATATTTAAATCACGTGAGAGTACATCGACGTTTTTAGGCTCATCACTTTTTGCAATAGAAATCAATGAAAGCAAAGCATATTCACTCTTTTTTGTAAGTAACATAAATTTCCTATTAATAAAATTTGTTCTATTTTACACAAAATAAGATTAAGGTTTGCGAAATTGAAAAAAATAGTTTGATTTGTTTATTGGAAGGGGGATATTTAAAGGCCAAGTGGCCCTTAAATTATTTAGCTCTGATACCTAAATCAGCAACTAAACTCGTAAATTTAGCGTAATCTGTTTTTCTAAGATATTTAAGAAGTCTCTTTCTTTTACCTACCATTTTTAGTAGACCTAATCTTGAAGAGTGATCTTTCTTATTGATTTTTAAATGTTCTGTTAACACTTTAATTTGTTCTGTTAAAATTGCAATTTGAACCTCAGATGAACCTGTATCTTTGTCATCTCTTCTGTATTTCGCAATAATGTCTGCTTTTACGTCCTGATCTAAAGCCATAATGACCTCCTGATTGGTATATAATCTCACTCTTTAAAAAAGTGGTCGCGTATTATATTAAACCTATTATTAAAACTTCTTTAAGAAAACAAGTTTACGCAATAAAGTCCAACGCAGAGATTACTCCCGCGGTGCCATCCTCTTTAAGATAAATCGAGTTTGATTTGAGGTGTGCCAAACTCTCATTGACCGATTTATCAATCGTAATATTGGCTTCTGAAGGAGTCAAATACAATGCACCAATTCCCACTTGCCCTAAAGCTAAAAGTTGGTCCTCATTTTCACTTGTTTTTGTCCAAATACGCAGTTGGTCAAAAATAGAGTCATTTTCATCTATCCAGTTGTTGCCATCCTCATCATACGCTGCTAACTCAGAAAAACCATCATTGGTATTGGGACCAAACATCTCATTTCCATTGTCAATCATGCCATTGTCATTTTTATCCAAGACTAAAAAACCATTGCCATCTTTTAACAATGGTATCTCTTCGCAACTTTCATCACTGTTGATATCAAACATGAAAGTGATCTTCTCATCAATCATATCAAATGCATGACACGATTGATCGTACTGAATCACCAACGGGTCTATAAAACTGATTTCTTCAAAATGAAGACTCTCTTTATGTCTTTCATAAAACTCTTGTGAAAAAGAGAGTTCCAAATCGACTGTTATCTCTTTGTCAGCTGTTTTAACTGTGGCTTGAGTTGAGAAATCAATGCTCTGTTTTTTACTATACTCAATGGTTCGCTCGATTTCCACTTTATGATATACGGCTATTTTCAGTGATTTTTGTTGGTTCACTGGTGTTTGATTGCATGAACACGCAACAGACTCTTCATTTTTAGGATACATTTTAATGGATTTACCACCCAATAAACGTTGTAAAATAAGCTCCAACATAATTTTCATCATCAATTCTCGAGCACTGAGATTTGATTCATTTTGTTGAAGCTCCAGAAGATTGGCAGTCTCATCGACCACTTCAAAAGTCTCTTTATTCTTATTCTTAGGGTTGTTGTCATAAGCTAACCCCAATACCTCATGTAAAAACGTCATTGCTTGTTCTGAGTGAATTTCCATCTGACTTTGTGTTGAAGTTTGCATGTTAACTTGTGATGATTCTATTTTCATAACGACTCCTTTCACCTTATCTGTTCTACTATAATAATATAAAAGAAGTCTCAAAAGGAAGAAAAAAAATGATAGAAATAATATTTTTTATCAAAAAATAATATTTTTAAGTTAATTTAAAGAAATGACTTAACCACCTGTTTCATAAAATGCACGGCTTGAAGTGTCATCCGCACTCCACTTATTTTTCTCTGGTTTATTAGCCAATACCTCTTTTAAAATAGCCACTGCTTTATCAATATCATTGTTTTTTATGGCTTCTTTGATGCTTTGTGCATCTTCAAAATACAAGCAAGGTATGAGCACTCCACTGGCTGTAAGTCGAACTCGATTACACGTGGCACAAAAATCATCTTTATGTGGTTCAATGATACCAAAAACATAACCATCATCCAATATATAATCTTGTGATGGAGAGCTGCCCGTTCGCTCTAACTTTTTAAAGTTATATTTTTGAGCAATAATGGCTTGTATCTCTTCAGAAGTATATCCTTTAGCGCCACTGTATGCATGTTGATTCTCCATAAACTCAATGAACCGTACGGTATAACCTCTTTGTTTACAAAACTCTAAAATATCAACTAATTCTGTGTCATTGACTCCACGCATGGGTACACAGTTGATTTTGATTTTAAGTCCTACATCATGAGCTGTTTGTATCCCTTTTAGCACCGTACTTAAAACATCTTTTTGTGCTATTTTTGCAGCCACATCGGGTTTAAGTGAATCTAAAGAGATGTTGATACGTTTAAGTCCTGCACTTTTAAGTTTTTGTGCTGCTTGTGGAAGTAAATACGCATTGCTTGTTAAAGCTAAGTCAATGTCATTTTTATAGTCATAAATCATTTTAATAAAATGTTCAAGCCCTTCTCTTAAAAGAGGTTCTCCTCCAGTGATTCTGACTTTTTTAATGCCCTCATCTATGGCAACTTGTACAAACTTAAACAGCTCTTCATACGACAGTAAGTTCTCTTTAGGTACCCAAGAAAAAGGCTTTTCAGGCATACAATACTGGCATCTGAAGTTACATCTTTCGGTAACCGATACCCTTAAATAATCAACCACACGGTTGTGTCCATCTACTAACATCTCTATCCATTTAATTATAAATTTCGTTAGGATAATATAAAATTGCTTAAGAGGAAATCTAAAAAAAATTCTACTTTGACGAAATAAAGCAGAGTTTGGAGCTAATATTGAATATTTCAGAAACCATCCGTAACATTGACTTTTTTAATAACATCACAGAAGACCAACTTACGGTTTTAAAAGAGATTTGCAATGTTCAATCATACAGTAAAGACTCTATTTTATACTATGAAAATGAGAATTCAAACTCACTTCTGTTTTTAGTAGAGGGGCTTTTAAAGATCTATAAAATTGACAAATATGACAATGAAATCTTTCTTTATCATATCTATAAAAACTCAATGATCTCAGAAATCACCTCATTTGAGCAACATGAAATTTTCTGTTTTTCAAATGCAGAATTTACAAAAGATTCAAAAATCTTATCGATAAACTTTGAACAGTTCAATGAGCACTTTTTATCTAAAAACATTTTCGTGAAAGAGTTTATGAACGAATTGTTAAAAAAAACGCACCATTTACAATGTGTGTTGAATCGAGAACTGGTGTTTGATGCCACAGCTAAGGTCGCATTCATGTTGCATCATGACTTGGAAATGTTCAACTCACTCAAACGACAAGAAGTCTCTTTTTTATTGCACATACAACCAGAGACACTCTCACGAGTCTTAAACCGTTTAAAAAGAAATAACATCATCGAAATCAGCAGTTCAACAGTGAGTATACTCAACAAAGATGCGCTCACTGCAACCTTTATGGGAGTCTAACATGAAATCACAACGTATCAGTACCAAAATCAAAACTTTGGGCGTACTCTTTTTTATTCTTGTTGTGGCACTTATTGTCACTACAATTTATCTCAATCAAAAATCCAAACAAGATGCTTTAATCATCAACATTGCAGGTAAAGAGAGAATGCTCTCTCAAAGAATTGCAAAAAATATTTTTTATACATACCATATAAAAAGTACCCAATTTACAGAATTAGAGAGTGCTGTGGATGAATTTATCTATGGATTAAATTCACTCAAAAATGGAAATCAATTGCTTGAAATTGATTCAGCACCCACACAAGCCATTGCCAAACAGTTTTACATCATTGATGTGATTTGGAATAACTATCTAAAAAACGTCAATGAGTTTAAACAAAACATGCTACAAAAAAGTTTTCAAAAAGCAGAACACAATCTTGAGGTAGTTTATAACACCAACAATGCACTTCTTCAAGAGGTTGATACTTTGGTTTCATTATACACCAATCATGCACAAGGGAAAACCCAATACATCATCTATTTTCAGTATGGTGCAGCTTTGGCATTGATAATATTGTTTATCTATGGCTTTTTTAAACTGCGAACCATTGAACTCAATGCAAAAAACTTTATTCAATCAACAAAACAACTGATTGATTCAGATGATGTGGAAGAGCTCAAACCTCTTCAAATCAATGCTGAAAGCGAAATTGAGGAAGTATCAGATACGATCAACTGCTTTATCAATAAAATCAGCTCTGCTATGAATCACTCTGCGCAAGCAATTGAACAATCTAAACAAGCTTCACTGCAACTTGAAGAGATCACCGATGAATTTGATGAAATTTTAGATTCACTCAAAGACTCTGCAAGTATATCTAAACAGCTTAATATGAGTGAAGATATGGTGATTGAATCCACAGAAGAGTTGATGAACTCTACGCGAAGACTTGAAGAGCTAAAAGCGCAACTTGATCGTCTTAAAGAGGGGTGTAAAGAGGAACGTAAAAGTTCATAAGCACTCTTCGACTCTTTTTTATCAATATACAACAGCTCTATTTTATACTCTCTTTAAGAATATTAAAAAATACTTAATTTTATATTTTATTTTTAAAACTTAAATTCATTGATATACATCAATCACATTTTTTTTGTTTTCCATTAAAATTATCTTCAGTTCAGTATAAATTCGGAGGATAGAAAAAATGGATGCACCACTAATTATAAGACCTGAGATTGCTCTTGAGAATTTTTTTCCTATTTTTTTGTCATCTGCATTTGTAATTATACTCGGGCTTTTTTACATTGGTATTTTTACTCTTGTAAAAATCAATAAGTTAAAAAGCGGCTTTATGCCAGTGGCATACGTTTTTTGGCTTGCACAGACATTTTGTCTATATTACTTGGGAATTCTAATTCGAAGTGAAGCTTTTACACAATATGTGTTGATGGCCGCAATGTTTGGCTTTTTAGTCATTCCACATTTCATTTACTTTTTATTAGAAAAAACTCATGAAAATGTAGAACATTAAATAAAGGAGGTTGTAGTGACTGATAAAAAAGTTTCAGTTTGGGGCAGTAATCGTTTCTGGAAACGTTCTGCTGCATGGGTAACTGGATTTAGTGCTGCATTGTTGGTATGGCTTACGTTTGATACTATTCCACAAATCACGATGGGAACAGATGCTGATTTACAAAGTGGTATTACCAAAAGAGTACCAGCACCTACAGTTATCAACTACAAAATCACTTATGAATTGAGTGATAAAAGAGGTCATGAGGTGCCAGTAATTGGTGAAAAAGAGAAGTTTTTTGGGCGAGATGACTATTCTGAAGAAGAAGCCATGGAATTGGTGAACTTAGGGAAGTTAGCATCTCAAGCAAAGAACTGTATGGATTGCCATACACTATTAGGAAACGGTGCGTATTATGCCCCTGATTTAACAAAAGCGTGGTTAGATCCAATGTGGGCAGATAATGGTTCATATCAAGCCATGACAGGTCAAGCGACAAAAGAGGATGCCATGGTAGAGTTTTTAACCAACCCTTCATCATATCCATCTCATGAAAGAATGATGCCAAATTTAGGTATCACTGAACATGAGGCAAAAGGATTGGTAGCATTCTTAAAACATATGTCTTCAATTGACACCAACGGTTTCCCTAGAAACTTTGGAAAGATAAAAGGAGCTGTAAATGGAAAATAGTTTAAAGTGGGAATCACAAAAACTAGGTACATGGTATTTTACATTTGCTGCAGTAATCTTTGGAGCACAATTGCTTTTCGGTTTAATTGCAGCCATTCAATACCTTTACCCAAGCTTCTTATTTGAAGTATTGGATTTTTCTATTGCCAGAATTGTACACATCAATGCCTTAGTTGTTTGGCTACTGTGTGCGATGATTGGTTCAGTGTACTATATCATGCCTGAAGAGACTGGAATTGAAACCGTCGGTGTGGGTATTGGAAAACTGTTGTTTGGTATTTTAGTTGCTGCTGTTACAGTGGTGGTGCTTGTTTATATTTTAATTCAAGTAGGCCCTGCTGATCACTCAACATTATGGTTTATTACACAAGGACGAGAGTATATTGAAGCACCTATGTGGGCAGATATTGGAATCGTTGTAGTTGTACTTGGATTCTTAGCCAACGTATATTTAACATCCATCAAAGGTGAAAGAACAGGAATCATGACGGTTCTTATGGCAGACTTACTTGCATTAGCAGGTCTTTATCTTGCAGGTATGTTCTATACGGCAAATATCTCAATGGATCAATACTGGTGGTGGTGGGTTATCCACTTATGGGTAGAAGCTACTTGGGAAGTATTTGTTGCTTGTTTAGCAGGTTATGGTTTAATTAAAACCATCGGTGCATCACGACAAATTGTTGAGATGTGGTTATGGATTGAAGTTGCAATGCTTTTTGGTTCTGGTATTTTAGGTATTGGACACCACTATTTCTGGATTGGTACGCCTGAGTACTGGTGGGAAATTGGTGCACTTTTCTCTGCTTTAGAACCTGTACCATTGATTGGTATGTTTGTTCACGTTATTTATGACTGGGGAAAAGAGTCTGGTCATGCCGCAGCAGAAGGACACAAACATGAAATTTCAAACACACCTGCATTCAGCTGGTTTGTTGTCAATACCTTTGGTAACTTTTTAGGTGCTGGGGTTTGGGGATTTATGCATACATTGCCACAAATCAACCTCTATACTCATGGTACACAATGGCCTGCAGCACACGGTCACTTAGCGTTCTATGGTGCTTATGCAACCATCTTAATTGGTATGTTTTATATGGGAGTTCAAGGTTCAAATAATATTAAATATTTACGAGCAACCTTCTCATCTAAAATGGCCATTACGTTAATTACTGGTGGTGTTTTAGGGATGACTGTAGCATTGACAATCTCCGCGTATGTTCAAACAATGATTGAAAGAGCTCAATGGGGTGCAACTTGGGTTGGTTACTTTGCCGCTCAAGAGAGTACTTGGATGACTCAAAGTTATGGATGGCGTTTAGCAATGGGTGTAGTCACCTTCATTGGTTTCTTATTCCTTGTTAAAGACCTTTTAAGTATCGGTAAAAATCCGAAACATGTTCGGTAAAGGAGCAGACAATGATTGAAGCATTTACAGATGTGGTTCCAAGTTTCTTTGGAACACTGAATCAAGGACCAATGACTTTAACCATCTTTCTTCATACAGTAATTATACTTCCAATGTTTTGGATTTATGCACAAGAAAAAAGAAGAATGGAAGAAGAGAATTGATGTAACCATACGACACGTACAGTAGCGGTTGGGGGACTTCTGCTGTACGTTTGATTATCACTATGATAAACATAATTTTATATAAGGAGAAGAGTATGAAATTATCGAAAATATTAAGTATTGCAACCATTGCTTGCATCGGTTTTGTAAGTCAAGCAACCGCAGGAGAAATCAAACTTTCTGATGCCGAGATGAAAAAAGCAACACAGGTCTATTTTGATAGATGTGCTGGTTGTCACGGTATGTTAAGAAAAGGTGCATTAGGTCCATCTTTAGAAGCAAGTAAATCCAAAGAGATGGGTACAGAGACACTTAAATATATCATCAACAATGGTACTCCTGGAGGAATGCCAGGATGGGGTAAAACTGGTGAGCTTACAGCTGCTGAAACAGAGCTAATGGCAAAATATATTCAAATTAAAGCACCTCAACCACCTGAAAAATCTATGGCGGATATGAAAAAAACCCACAAAATTTTAGTGCCTGTTAAAGACAGACCAAAATCACCTGAAGCTAAAAACTGGAAAGATTACTTTGCAGTTATCTTAAGAGATGTAGGTAAAATTGCAATTGTCGATGGTGTAACCAAAGACGTTGTTTCGGTTGTACCTTCTGGGTTCGCAACACACATTACAAGAACAGGTGCATCTGGACGATACATGTATGTTATTGGTCGAGATGGGAAAGCCTCTATGATTGACTTATGGATGAAAGAACCTAAAAACGTTGCAGAGATTCGTACGTGTAACGATGCAAGAGCAATTGATACATCTAAACATCCTGACTATAAAGATAAATATGCGATTGTAGGTTGTTATTGGCCACCATCAATTGTTACTTTGGAAGCAGATACATTAGAACCATTAAAAATTGTATCAACTGCAAGTTATACATATGATGAAAATGTATTTACAAGAGAAGCAAGAGTTGCTGCAATTATTGCTTCACACGATAAACCTGAATGGGTTGTCAATATTAAAGAGACAGGTCAAGTTTGGTTATACGACTACTCTAATGTTATGAATCCAAAAATTACCATGGTAGAAGCTGAAAGATTTTTACACGATGGGGGTTGGGATTTATCAAAACGATACTTTATGACAGCAGCCAATGCTAAAAACATCATCTCTGTTATTGATACAAAAGAAGGAAAACTTGTTGCCAATATTCCTTCTCAAGGGAATAAACCTCACCCAGGTCGAGGGGTCAATGTTGATCATCCTAAATATGGACCAATTTGGGGTTCAGGACACATCGGTTCAAATGATATTATCTTTATTGGAACGGATCCAGAAAAACACCCTAAAAATGCATGGAAAGTAGTTAAAAAAATTGCTTTACCTGGTGAAGGTGGAGGAAACTTATTTGTTAAGGGTCATCCAAACAGTCAATACATCTTTGCAGACAGACCGGTTAATCCAAACCGAGAGCTACAAACACAAATTTATGTGATTGACAGAGACTCATTAGAAGTAGTTAAAACCATCAAAATTCCTAAAAAATATCTTAAATCAGGAATGACTGAAGATGGTAAAGAAGTTAAAGCAAGAGGTCCAGTTCACTTTGAATTCAATGCAGATGGTTCAGAAGTATGGACAAGTATCTGGGGGAACAAACTTCAAGCCTCGCCAATCTTAGTATTTGATACAAAAACATTAAAACTTAAAAATGTAATTGATGACAAACGATTAATTACACCAACAGGTAAATTCAACGTAACAAATACAATGACAGATACATACTGATTTTTATACTGCCAAACCTTCGGGTTTGGCACTCTTTTACAGGAGCTTTTATGCAACTTTTATTCACTTTTATATCACTGATAACTCTTTTTTTATGTAATGCCTTTGCATTAGATTCAGCAGCAGGCCATATGGTTGAAGCATTGCCTAAAAAAGAAGTTGGCAAAATACTGTATAACCAATATTGCGCTTCATGTCACCACACACAACGTATTGGACGAGAGGGGCCACCGCTTTTACCCAAATTTTTACGAAAATATCAAGAAAAAGATTTGGCACAAAAAATCAAAAATGGTTTTCCACAAACACTCATGCCCAAGTTTGACTTTTTAAATCCATATGAACTCTTACAATTAGCGCGTTATATCAAATCTCCCATTGATACCCATATCGCATGGAATGCGTCCAATATGAGAGACTCCATCGTCTCATTTAATGATCCGTTGTCTCCATTAGCAATAAAAAACAAAGAGCAAATTCTTCCAGTAGTAGAGCGTGATGGCAATAAAGTTTGGGTCATGGAAGATACAAGAATACTCTCAAAATTTCATTTAGATAATGTCCATGGTGGCATCAAATACACCATGGATGCCAACAACATCTATGTCCCCACACGTGATGGTTTTGTACAACGTTACTCTTTAAAAACCGGTCAGCGAATGAATAAAGTACGTGCCTGTATCAACTTAAGAAATATCTCTTTAAGTCGTGATGGTTCTCATATTTTTGCAACGTGTTTGTTACCTGAACAGATGGTGGTTTTAGATGCAAAGAGTATGTTGCCTAAAAAAATTCAAAAACTTGAAGGAAAAATCTCTGCTTTGTATGAGTTCTATTCCAAAGACAAAGCCATATTCACTTTTAGAAACAAACCACTGCTTGCAATGGTGGACACTAAAACATTTGATATTACTTACAAAAAAATCAAAGAGCCCATTGAAGACTTTTTTATTGACCCATTTGAGGATTTTCTTATTGGTACCGCACGACGAGGCAACATCTTAAGCGTGTATGATTTAAATAAAAATGAATATGTTTTTGAACATGAAATGAAAGGGATGCCTCACCTCTTTTCTGCAACCTATTGGTACAATAATGGGGATTTCTATTTTGCAACACCGCATATCAAAAAACCTTATGTCACGGTTTGGAAAATGTATGATTGGACATTTATTAAAAAAGTCGATATACAAGGGGATGGTTTTTTTGTAAAAACCCACCCTTATACCCCTTATCTTTGGGCCGACAATGGCAGCGATAAATTAGTACTGATTGATAAAAATGACTTTTCTACTAAAACCATTACCCCCAGAAAAAACCAACAATATATTCACACAGAATACAGTGGTGATGGGAAATATGCGTATTTGAGCATCTATGAAAGAGAGGGTGCTATTGTGATTTTGGACACCCAATCTTTAAAAGAATTGACTGCATATAAAGCCAACATGCCTGTAGGAAAATACAACTTTATCAATAAAAACAGAGTATTTTATCCTCGTTTATTTGGAATGGATATCTTTAAACAACGCTGCAACAATACCCTACCTTGTCAACCAGAAAATCTCTCAAAATATGAGAAAAAAAGTCTGTTTGATTATCTTAAAAGTATGAAGGAAGGATCATGAAAAATACTCTGTTATATTTGATTATTTTTACAGTTTATCTCAATGCAACCACTTTTGCTGTTGTCAACAATGAAAAAGTGACCATAGAGGACATCAATGCCATCATCAAATCACACGAGGATATCCCTGCTTTTTCAGCATTGAGTCCAAGAGAAAAAGAGCTTGTAATTGACCAAGCCATTGAGCAAAAACTCATTATACAGCATGCAAGAAAAACAAATATTCCACAACAAAAAGATTTTATAGACTCTTTAGAAGTGATTAAAAATCAACTTATAAAAGAGTTTTGGTTCAAACAACAATTTCAAAACATCTCAGTGACCAAACAAGAGGTTCAAACATATTATAACGAACATCA
This window contains:
- the moaA gene encoding GTP 3',8-cyclase MoaA yields the protein MLVDGHNRVVDYLRVSVTERCNFRCQYCMPEKPFSWVPKENLLSYEELFKFVQVAIDEGIKKVRITGGEPLLREGLEHFIKMIYDYKNDIDLALTSNAYLLPQAAQKLKSAGLKRINISLDSLKPDVAAKIAQKDVLSTVLKGIQTAHDVGLKIKINCVPMRGVNDTELVDILEFCKQRGYTVRFIEFMENQHAYSGAKGYTSEEIQAIIAQKYNFKKLERTGSSPSQDYILDDGYVFGIIEPHKDDFCATCNRVRLTASGVLIPCLYFEDAQSIKEAIKNNDIDKAVAILKEVLANKPEKNKWSADDTSSRAFYETGG
- a CDS encoding Crp/Fnr family transcriptional regulator, whose product is MNISETIRNIDFFNNITEDQLTVLKEICNVQSYSKDSILYYENENSNSLLFLVEGLLKIYKIDKYDNEIFLYHIYKNSMISEITSFEQHEIFCFSNAEFTKDSKILSINFEQFNEHFLSKNIFVKEFMNELLKKTHHLQCVLNRELVFDATAKVAFMLHHDLEMFNSLKRQEVSFLLHIQPETLSRVLNRLKRNNIIEISSSTVSILNKDALTATFMGV
- the rpsO gene encoding 30S ribosomal protein S15 translates to MALDQDVKADIIAKYRRDDKDTGSSEVQIAILTEQIKVLTEHLKINKKDHSSRLGLLKMVGKRKRLLKYLRKTDYAKFTSLVADLGIRAK
- a CDS encoding nitrite reductase — protein: MKLSKILSIATIACIGFVSQATAGEIKLSDAEMKKATQVYFDRCAGCHGMLRKGALGPSLEASKSKEMGTETLKYIINNGTPGGMPGWGKTGELTAAETELMAKYIQIKAPQPPEKSMADMKKTHKILVPVKDRPKSPEAKNWKDYFAVILRDVGKIAIVDGVTKDVVSVVPSGFATHITRTGASGRYMYVIGRDGKASMIDLWMKEPKNVAEIRTCNDARAIDTSKHPDYKDKYAIVGCYWPPSIVTLEADTLEPLKIVSTASYTYDENVFTREARVAAIIASHDKPEWVVNIKETGQVWLYDYSNVMNPKITMVEAERFLHDGGWDLSKRYFMTAANAKNIISVIDTKEGKLVANIPSQGNKPHPGRGVNVDHPKYGPIWGSGHIGSNDIIFIGTDPEKHPKNAWKVVKKIALPGEGGGNLFVKGHPNSQYIFADRPVNPNRELQTQIYVIDRDSLEVVKTIKIPKKYLKSGMTEDGKEVKARGPVHFEFNADGSEVWTSIWGNKLQASPILVFDTKTLKLKNVIDDKRLITPTGKFNVTNTMTDTY
- a CDS encoding cbb3-type cytochrome c oxidase subunit I → MENSLKWESQKLGTWYFTFAAVIFGAQLLFGLIAAIQYLYPSFLFEVLDFSIARIVHINALVVWLLCAMIGSVYYIMPEETGIETVGVGIGKLLFGILVAAVTVVVLVYILIQVGPADHSTLWFITQGREYIEAPMWADIGIVVVVLGFLANVYLTSIKGERTGIMTVLMADLLALAGLYLAGMFYTANISMDQYWWWWVIHLWVEATWEVFVACLAGYGLIKTIGASRQIVEMWLWIEVAMLFGSGILGIGHHYFWIGTPEYWWEIGALFSALEPVPLIGMFVHVIYDWGKESGHAAAEGHKHEISNTPAFSWFVVNTFGNFLGAGVWGFMHTLPQINLYTHGTQWPAAHGHLAFYGAYATILIGMFYMGVQGSNNIKYLRATFSSKMAITLITGGVLGMTVALTISAYVQTMIERAQWGATWVGYFAAQESTWMTQSYGWRLAMGVVTFIGFLFLVKDLLSIGKNPKHVR
- a CDS encoding type IV pili methyl-accepting chemotaxis transducer N-terminal domain-containing protein is translated as MKSQRISTKIKTLGVLFFILVVALIVTTIYLNQKSKQDALIINIAGKERMLSQRIAKNIFYTYHIKSTQFTELESAVDEFIYGLNSLKNGNQLLEIDSAPTQAIAKQFYIIDVIWNNYLKNVNEFKQNMLQKSFQKAEHNLEVVYNTNNALLQEVDTLVSLYTNHAQGKTQYIIYFQYGAALALIILFIYGFFKLRTIELNAKNFIQSTKQLIDSDDVEELKPLQINAESEIEEVSDTINCFINKISSAMNHSAQAIEQSKQASLQLEEITDEFDEILDSLKDSASISKQLNMSEDMVIESTEELMNSTRRLEELKAQLDRLKEGCKEERKSS
- a CDS encoding c-type cytochrome, with the protein product MTDKKVSVWGSNRFWKRSAAWVTGFSAALLVWLTFDTIPQITMGTDADLQSGITKRVPAPTVINYKITYELSDKRGHEVPVIGEKEKFFGRDDYSEEEAMELVNLGKLASQAKNCMDCHTLLGNGAYYAPDLTKAWLDPMWADNGSYQAMTGQATKEDAMVEFLTNPSSYPSHERMMPNLGITEHEAKGLVAFLKHMSSIDTNGFPRNFGKIKGAVNGK
- a CDS encoding nitrite reductase, translated to MQLLFTFISLITLFLCNAFALDSAAGHMVEALPKKEVGKILYNQYCASCHHTQRIGREGPPLLPKFLRKYQEKDLAQKIKNGFPQTLMPKFDFLNPYELLQLARYIKSPIDTHIAWNASNMRDSIVSFNDPLSPLAIKNKEQILPVVERDGNKVWVMEDTRILSKFHLDNVHGGIKYTMDANNIYVPTRDGFVQRYSLKTGQRMNKVRACINLRNISLSRDGSHIFATCLLPEQMVVLDAKSMLPKKIQKLEGKISALYEFYSKDKAIFTFRNKPLLAMVDTKTFDITYKKIKEPIEDFFIDPFEDFLIGTARRGNILSVYDLNKNEYVFEHEMKGMPHLFSATYWYNNGDFYFATPHIKKPYVTVWKMYDWTFIKKVDIQGDGFFVKTHPYTPYLWADNGSDKLVLIDKNDFSTKTITPRKNQQYIHTEYSGDGKYAYLSIYEREGAIVILDTQSLKELTAYKANMPVGKYNFINKNRVFYPRLFGMDIFKQRCNNTLPCQPENLSKYEKKSLFDYLKSMKEGS
- a CDS encoding RrF2 family transcriptional regulator, with the translated sequence MLLTKKSEYALLSLISIAKSDEPKNVDVLSRDLNISKSFLAKIMQNLAKNNIVKSYKGVNGGFSLNKPYDEITILEITTAAEERIPSVFECSPSVHSCPSDLGSCCTIWPLLNNLQAKINLFLEDLTLKDIAE